The nucleotide sequence TGCCGCGTGAGCGGCTCGGCCGCCTCCCTGTCGGACAGGCCGCCGGTGGCGCGCGGGTCGAAGTCGTCCGCGACCGAGACCTTCCTGCCCGGCCTGACCCGGAGCGGCCGGATGATCCGGCGCAGGGTCGCGTGTCCCTCCTCCGCCATGTGTCCAGGGTAGCCGGCGGTGAAGCGGGTTCACACTGGCCCGGGAGCGCCCCTCCCTGACCGGGGCCGGGGCTCAGCGTCCGATGACGGTGATCCGCACCAGGGGACGCGGCTCGGGGCGGGGCGGCTGCTCGGCCGCCTCGAGACGGTCGACGAGCGCCAGCACCACCTCGATGGCCTCGTAGGAGAGCCCGAGGTCGCGGCGCAGGCGCCGGATCCGGCGCACCCGGCGCAGGTCGGCCTCGGTGGGGCCGCCCTCACCGAGGAGGAGCAGCCCGTTGGCCGCGTAGGTCTGCAGCTCGCGGCGCCGCACCCCGCGGCGCCCGTTCCCGTCAGCGGCCGGCATGGCTTCCCTCCCGGCTCTCCCGCAGCGCTTCGGCGAGGGCCCGCGCCTCCGGGGGCACCGGCACCGGCAGTCGCACGTCGACCTCGGCGACGAGGTCGCCACTGCCGCCGCCCTTCAGATGGGGCATCCCCAGGCCGCGCAGCCGCAGCTTCGCGCCGTT is from Candidatus Dormiibacterota bacterium and encodes:
- a CDS encoding chaperone modulator CbpM, with the translated sequence MPAADGNGRRGVRRRELQTYAANGLLLLGEGGPTEADLRRVRRIRRLRRDLGLSYEAIEVVLALVDRLEAAEQPPRPEPRPLVRITVIGR